One window of Biomphalaria glabrata chromosome 6, xgBioGlab47.1, whole genome shotgun sequence genomic DNA carries:
- the LOC106056446 gene encoding uncharacterized protein LOC106056446, which translates to MSRQKDIREVLNRSRLFLTLAMIFLDTCHGCFPIFDVFQGNLYWRQQTSTETYTIMTLSLEDHNIMFLKYYEEQKLVTTVKLWCLLTHGSNKFLVRQTSEVFDDDVYFCMHLNLLAPNVVRMSKTSTSHLRKKFSCLSLDYIQDEYVWFINVRYFDKPCPLTGGFQLIVNADNLAVSPSCSESIFTYNPKVQLQCDTAGSGNVIIELGEACEFKNTHYLEHLLQRNFLYFRCMGHWRSESTTSVLLQMESDELQVWCLQYKMILPEDGFMPLHLSLTGFCPSVAFPLQLETWSINSIYGALGQYKQMYDPECNTTFQTDCQLESACRSSNRCPVQCNRCEPVKNISMCNFHESVHGDWTPINLPSKNIFVNVQAEVLKCHFGYFGCRGTPMMDDTGVFQYRVEQDGLIASCRPLYACVELKLLAQGILFFHIIIAERRPQTGEPNSCFRTMEIYDDLNLLRKESPLTLFDLSELRETQCNFPYNTYYFTTLPHCRLLIHNCSNDCTILKVKLDRISCSNRTVKENPIFETHHCMEKIDFEDDTFAIVSYNRESKAFLCWVFASSRLLIVSPEECNEKTANTILSDPKSQEVYDPLIILSRKSFQLISQSCVALLLNVPLFTLSVIVLIFYPPIR; encoded by the exons ATGTCTCGTCAAAAAGACATCAGGGAGGTCTTAAACAGAAGCCGCCTCTTTCTTACACTTGCCATGATTTTCCTGGACACCTGTCATGGGTGTTTTCCCATCTTCGACGTTTTTCAAGGCAACTTGTACTGGCGACAACAGACGTCCACAGAAACCTACACCATCATGACATTAAGCCTAGAAGACCACAACATAATGTTCCTGAAATATTACGAGGAACAGAAACTGGTTACG ACTGTCAAGCTGTGGTGTCTTCTAACTCACGGCAGCAATAAATTTCTAGTGCGACAGACCAGCGAAGTCTTTGATGATGACGTATACTTCTGTATGCACCTTAATCTCCTGGCACCAAACGTAGTACGGATGTCCAAGACTTCAACTTCACATCTGAGAAAAAAG TTTAGCTGCCTCAGCCTCGATTACATCCAAGATGAGTACGTATGGTTCATCAATGTCAGATATTTTGACAAGCCGTGTCCACTTACTGGAGGATTTCAGCTGATCGTTAACGCCGACAATCTAGCCGTTTCGCCGTCCTGCAGTGAAAGCATCTTCACATACAACCCCAAAGTACAACTCCAGTGCGACACTGCGGGCAGCGGCAATGTGATTATTGAACTGGGAGAGGCGTGTGAATTTAAAAACACTCATTACCTCGAGCACTTACTGCAGAGAAACTTCCTCTATTTCAGATGCATGGGCCACTGGAGATCAGAATCAACGACGTCCGTTCTTCTGCAGATGGAATCCGATGAACTACAGGTTTGGTGTTTGCAGTACAAAATGATACTCCCAGAAGATGGGTTTATGCCCTTACATTTGAGCTTGACCGGGTTTTGCCCTAGTGTTGCATTCCCGCTACAACTGGAGACTTGGTCGATCAACTCTATCTATGGCGCTTTGGGTCAGTATAAACAAATGTACGATCCGGAATGCAATACAACGTTTCAAACAGATTGCCAACTGGAAAGCGCTTGCAGGTCGTCGAACCGATGTCCAGTACAATGCAATCGATGTGAACCAGTGAAAAACATCTCGATGTGTAATTTCCACGAATCTGTGCATGGCGATTGGACCCCGATAAATTTGCCCTCAAAAAACATCTTTGTTAATGTCCAGGCAGAGGTTCTTAAATGCCATTTCGGATATTTCGGTTGCCGTGGGACGCCCATGATGGATGACACGGGTGTGTTTCAATATCGGGTTGAGCAGGACGGTTTGATTGCGTCCTGTAGGCCGCTGTACGCTTGTGTTGAGTTGAAGCTCCTGGCTCAAGGAATCTTGTTCTTTCATATCATCATCGCTGAAAGACGTCCTCAAACGGGTGAGCCGAATTCCTGCTTCAGGACGATGGAAATTTATGACGACCTGAACTTGCTGCGAAAAGAGAGCCCGTTAACTCTTTTTGACTTATCAGAGCTGCGTGAGACACAATGCAATTTCCCCTACAATACATACTATTTCACCACCCTCCCACATTGTCGGCTTTTAATACACAACTGCAGCAATGACTGCACGATTCTCAAGGTGAAGCTTGATCGTATCTCGTGCAGTAACAGAACGGTGAAAGAAAACCCCATCTTCGAAACTCATCATTGCATGGAGAAGATTGACTTTGAAGACGACACTTTCGCCATTGTCTCCTATAACAGAGAAAGTAAGGCGTTTCTCTGTTGGGTCTTTGCAAGCAGCCGCCTTTTAATCGTCTCACCCGAGGAATGCAATGAAAAGACTGCCAATACAATCCTCTCTGACCCCAAGTCTCAGGAGGTCTACGACCCTTTGATAATACTATCTAGAAAATCCTTCCAGCTTATTTCACAATCATGTGTCGCTTTGCTTCTAAATGTCCCTTTATTTACTTTGTCAGTCattgtattaatattttacCCCCCAATTCGTTGA